CGGGAGCAGAAAATCAAGCGCCCGTTGAGATCTGCGCCCCGGAAGGCGCGCTTATTCGGTCACGGTTTCGCGCGCCGGGGCCCCGGCCGCCGCTGCCGCGGCGGCATTTCCGCCCGCCGCGTCCCCTGCCGCGGCCAGCCGCGCCTCGGCCGCCGCTTGCGCCTCCTCGCCGCCGAACCAGCCCTTCTCGCGCAATTCGCGGCGCATCCAGAGCTCGATCTGCAGCGCCGCGTTGGCCGAGAGGTTGCGCATCTGCTCCTCGCGCGACTGGGTCAGACCCGAGCCCGCGACGGTCTCGGCGGTGACCGCCTCCATCACGGTGATCTGCTCGGGCTCGGCGTTGAGCTTCGCCTGCGCCGCGTCGTCCCAGAGCGTGACCCGCAGCACCAGCGCCGATTTCGGGCTGAACACCAGCGGCACGCCGGGCTGGGCCAGCACGTAGCCCTCGACCGAGGCGCCGATGTGGTAGTACTTGCCGCCGGTCTGCCGGTCGAACCGCTCCTCGATCGCCGCATCGACGGCCTCCGTCCATTCCTCGGCGCTGGCCTCGCGCGAGAGCGGGCCTTTCGTGAGGTTGGGGGCCACGACCTCGGAGAAGCCGAGCTTGAAATCGCCGATCGGCTCGGCGGGCTTCCGGAGGTTGGCGAGCCCGTTCTCGCAGGCGGAGAGGCTCAGGATGGCGGTCAGGGCGGCGGGCAGGGCGACGGCTAGGCGGAACATCTTCGAACTCTCTCCCGGGGCGTGACTGGTCCCGAGCCATAGCGCCGCGGCGGGGCCGGAGGCAATCGCGCGGCTTTGCCGACGCACGCCGAGCGCCTATCTTCAGGGGGGAGGTGTGACATGAACGAGACGACTTTCCCGCCTGCGCGGCAAACCGAGCGCCTGCCCGTGCGCGCGCCGCTGGTCACCGAGCCGCTGGGGATCCTCGCCAGCCTGCGCGCCGCGCGGCGCAACCTGCTCGAGATCATCCCAGAGCTCGCCACGCGCGTGCCCATGGTCTCGGGCCGCACCGGGGCGCGCTGGCACATGCTGATGGAGCCGGGGGCAATCCGCGAGGTGCTGCTCGAACGGGTCGATGACTACCCGAAGTCCATGGTCACCAAGAACATGCTGCGCCCGGCGATCGGCGAGTCGCTCTTCGTCGCCGAGGGGGCGCACTGGCGCTGGCAGCGGCGCGCCGCGGCCCCGGCCTTCTCGGCGCGCAACGTCGGCAACCTTGCCCCGGTCATGGCCGGGGCCGCGCGGCGCGCCGCCGGGCGGATCGAGGCGCAGGCCGGCCGCGCGGTCGATCTCTACGACGAGATGGTGACCACCACCTTCGACGTGATCTCCGACGTGACCTTCTCGGGCGGCGAGGCCTTTGCCCGCGGCGCGGTGCACCGCGCGCTCGACGTCTACATCGCCGAGGCCGGGCGGGTGTCGCTCTTCGACGTGCTGGGCCTGCCGGACTGGGTGCCGCGCCCGGGGCGGATGCGCAGCGGCGGGCTCAACGAGATGAAGGCGGTGGCCGATGCCGCCGTGGCAGAGCGCGCCCGGCGCGGCCCGCGCGAGGTGCCGGACCTGCTCGACCTGCTGCTCGCCGGCGAGGACCCCGAGACGCTGCGCCGGATGAACCCGGGCGAGCTGCGCGACAACCTGCTGACCTTCATCGTCGCCGGACACGAGACCACGGCGCTGACCCTCGCCTGGGCGCTCTACCTGCTGGCCTTCGACCCCGAGGCGCAGGAGCGCGCCAGGGCCGAGCTGTTCTCGGTGCTGCCCGGCGGCGAGATCGGCGCCGCGGAGGTGGCGGCGCTGCCCTACCTGCGCCGGGTGGTGGAGGAGACGCTGCGGCTCTACCCGCCTGCCGGGATCGTCTCGCGCACGGCGCTGAGGCCGGACGAGCTCTGCGGGCGCGAGATCCGCGCCGGCGACACGGTGATGATCCCGATCTACGCGCTGCACCGCAGCCACAGGCTCTGGGACGCGCCCGACGCCTTCCGGCCGGACCGCTTCGTCGAAAGGCCGCAACGCTACAGCTACATTCCCTTCGGCGACGGGCCCCGCATCTGCATCGGCGCCGCCTTCGCGATGCAGGAGGCGCTGATCGTGCTGGCGACGCTGCTGCGGCGCTTCCGCTTCACCCCGGTGACGGGGCGCGACCCGAAGCCGGTGATGATCATCAGCCTGCGCCCCGAGGGCGGGGTCTGGCTGGAGGCGGACCCGCTCTGACCGGGGCGCGGCGCGCGTGGCGCGGGCGGGATCGGCGGGCTGCCGCACCGTGGCGGGGCGCCGGTTGCGGCGCCCTCTTCCGGGCCTTACGTCCGGTGCGCGCCCGGCACCCAGAGCACGTCGGCCCGGCCGCCGTCATTGGCCATGCGCGCCGCGCAGAAGAACCAGTCGCTGAGCCGGTTGAGGTACTTCACCGCGTGGATGTTCACCTCCTCCGACGCCGCCAGCTCGACCGCGCGGCGCTCGGCGCGGCGCGCCACGGTGCGGCACTGGTGCAGGAAGGCCGAGGCGGGCGAGCCGCCGGGCAGCACGAAGCTGCGCAGCGGCTCGAGCTGCGCGGTCATCCCGTCCATCTCGGCCTCGAGTCGCTCGACCTGCGCCTGCGTGACGCGCAGGACCGGGTAGCCGGCCTCGGCGTCGCGGGCCATGTCGGGGCGGCCGAGGTCGGAGCCGAGGTCGAAGAGATCGTTCTGGATCCGCGCCAGCGCCGCGTCGAGATCGCCCTCGGCGTGCAGCCGCGCGAGGCCGACCACCGAATTGAGCTCGTCCACCGTGCCGTAGCTCTCGACCCGCGCGCAGTACTTGGGCACGCGGGTGCCGTCGACCAGCGCGGTGTCGCCCTTGTCGCCGGTGCGGGTGTAGATCTTGTTCAGCACGATCATCGTCAGCTTCTCCGGACGAGGACGAACACGAGGATCAGCACCACCGCGACGAATTGCGCGATGATGCGCCAGCGCATCGCCTTGTTGGCGTATTTCTTGTTGAACTCCCCGCCCTTGGCAAAGGAGCCGATGCCGAAGAGCAGGATGCCGACAACCGCCAGCATCACCACGGCCACGACCAGAAACAGCGGATCCTTCTGCATTGTGCAGCCTCCCTATCCTCGATGACCCCACATAGCCGCTTCGCCGGCAAAAGCGAAGGACGCGCGGCTGCGACCTTGGCGCGCGCTCAGCGCGAGCGGGCGATCAGCAGGTCGAGGAGCCGGGTCGGCAGCAGCCGG
The Salipiger sp. H15 DNA segment above includes these coding regions:
- a CDS encoding cytochrome P450, with the translated sequence MNETTFPPARQTERLPVRAPLVTEPLGILASLRAARRNLLEIIPELATRVPMVSGRTGARWHMLMEPGAIREVLLERVDDYPKSMVTKNMLRPAIGESLFVAEGAHWRWQRRAAAPAFSARNVGNLAPVMAGAARRAAGRIEAQAGRAVDLYDEMVTTTFDVISDVTFSGGEAFARGAVHRALDVYIAEAGRVSLFDVLGLPDWVPRPGRMRSGGLNEMKAVADAAVAERARRGPREVPDLLDLLLAGEDPETLRRMNPGELRDNLLTFIVAGHETTALTLAWALYLLAFDPEAQERARAELFSVLPGGEIGAAEVAALPYLRRVVEETLRLYPPAGIVSRTALRPDELCGREIRAGDTVMIPIYALHRSHRLWDAPDAFRPDRFVERPQRYSYIPFGDGPRICIGAAFAMQEALIVLATLLRRFRFTPVTGRDPKPVMIISLRPEGGVWLEADPL
- a CDS encoding cob(I)yrinic acid a,c-diamide adenosyltransferase, whose amino-acid sequence is MIVLNKIYTRTGDKGDTALVDGTRVPKYCARVESYGTVDELNSVVGLARLHAEGDLDAALARIQNDLFDLGSDLGRPDMARDAEAGYPVLRVTQAQVERLEAEMDGMTAQLEPLRSFVLPGGSPASAFLHQCRTVARRAERRAVELAASEEVNIHAVKYLNRLSDWFFCAARMANDGGRADVLWVPGAHRT
- a CDS encoding twin transmembrane helix small protein, encoding MQKDPLFLVVAVVMLAVVGILLFGIGSFAKGGEFNKKYANKAMRWRIIAQFVAVVLILVFVLVRRS